The following proteins are encoded in a genomic region of Necator americanus strain Aroian chromosome II, whole genome shotgun sequence:
- a CDS encoding hypothetical protein (NECATOR_CHRII.G6913.T4), with translation MCLSCIPEESRENVSHHRAMVRIHDSAEDEGAEEELTKEFAPQEMPMQTEPPSTTSTTTTTTTTPTTTKESLKDVVVNKVIDVKDVVKAKVMKETGMPEWAFVFLGIIAIIVVLLIAYLIIRKLFGKKRHGEKNKSKGFKGLFSKGGDLMAGKDVMGGIQQDMEELEENMEQNEKAQAEEKEEVKLGRIQYKLDYDFQQGQLSVTVIQAEDLPGMDMSGTSDPYVKLYLLPEKKKKVETKVHRKTLNPVFNETFIFKVAFNEITAKTLVFAIYDFDRFSKHDQIGQVLIPLGKIDLGQVIEEWKDIAPPPDDKEAEKSLGDICFSLRYVPTAGKLTVVILEAKNLKKMDVGGLSDPYVKLELTEGKKRSRRKKTMIKRKTLNPYYNENPYVKIVLMQGGKRLKKKKTSIKKCTLNPYYNESFSFEVPFEQIQKVSLMITVMDYDKLGSNDAIGRCLLGCNATGAELRHWMDMLASPRRPIAQWHTLGPVEEEGGEKK, from the exons ATGTGCTTGTCTTGTATTCCTGAAGAATCGAGAGAAAATGTG TCAC ACCACCGCGCGATGGTGCGCATTCATGACTCAGCTGAGGATGAAGGAGCTGAGGAGGAACTCACCAAGGAGTTTGCACCCCAAGAGATGCCTATGCAAACGGAACCACCGTCCACGACGTCCACTACAACAACAACGACTACTAC aCCGACCACTACCAAAGAATCACTAAAGGATGTGGTGGTGAACAAGGTAATTGATGTGAAGGATGTTGTCAAGGCAAAAGTGATGAAAGAAACAGGAA TGCCAGAATGGGCGTTCGTTTTTCTCGGAATCATCGCCATCATTGTGGTGCTGCTAATAGCGTATCTCATCATCCGGAAATTGTTCGGAAAGAAACGGCATGGCGAGAAGAACAAAAGCAAAGGTTTTAAGGGCCTCTTCAGTAAAGGAGGAGATCTTATGGCTGGCAAGGATGTGATGGGAGGG ATACAACAAGACATGGAAGAGTTGGAGGAGAACATGGAGCAGAACGAAAAAGCTCAggcagaagagaaggaagaagtgaaactgGGCAGGATACAATACAAACTTGATTATGATTTCCAGCAAGGACAG CTCTCTGTTACTGTCATTCAAGCGGAAGATTTGCCTGGAATGGACATGAGTGGAACGTCCGATCCATATGTTAAATTGTATCTGTTGcctgagaaaaagaagaaggttgAAACCAAAGTCCACAGGAAAACGTTGAATCCCGTGTTCAACGAAACATTCATATTCAAG GTTGCCTTCAACGAGATCACAGCCAAGACGTTGGTGTTCGCTATTTACGACTTCGATCGATTCAGCAAACACGATCAAATTGGACAG GTTCTCATCCCTCTGGGAAAAATCGATCTCGGTCAAGTGATCGAGGAATGGAAGGACATTGCCCCACCACCTGATGATAAGGAAGCC GAGAAGAGCCTTGGAGACATTTGCTTCTCTCTTCGATATGTCCCCACCGCTGGCAAGTTGACGGTGGTGATTCTAGAAGCAAAGAACCTGAAGAAAATGGATGTTGGTGGTCTCTCAG ATCCCTATGTGAAGCTGGAACTCACAGAAGGAAAGAAGCGCTCACGTCGGAAGAAAACCatgattaaaagaaaaacgttgaatCCATACTACAATGAAA ATCCCTACGTGAAAATAGTGCTGATGCAAGGAGGGAAAcggttgaaaaagaagaaaacttctaTTAAAAAGTGTACACTAAATCCCTACTATAACGAATCGTTCTCATTTGAAGTACCGTTCGAGCAAATACAG AAAGTTTCACTTATGATTACTGTAATGGACTACGATAAGTTGGGTTCGAACGATGCCATCGGCAGATGCCTACTCGGATGCAATGCTACTGGAGCTGAGTTGAG ACATTGGATGGACATGTTGGCGTCGCCGCGACGACCGATCGCTCAGTGGCACACGTTGGGTCCGGTGGAGGAGGAGGGAGGCGAAAAGAAGTAG
- a CDS encoding hypothetical protein (NECATOR_CHRII.G6913.T3) translates to MCLSCIPEESRENVSHHRAMVRIHDSAEDEGAEEELTKEFAPQEMPMQTEPPSTTSTTTTTTTTPTTTKESLKDVVVNKVIDVKDVVKAKVMKETGMPEWAFVFLGIIAIIVVLLIAYLIIRKLFGKKRHGEKNKSKGFKGLFSKGGDLMAGKDVMGGIQQDMEELEENMEQNEKAQAEEKEEVKLGRIQYKLDYDFQQGQLSVTVIQAEDLPGMDMSGTSDPYVKLYLLPEKKKKVETKVHRKTLNPVFNETFIFKVAFNEITAKTLVFAIYDFDRFSKHDQIGQVLIPLGKIDLGQVIEEWKDIAPPPDDKEAEKSLGDICFSLRYVPTAGKLTVVILEAKNLKKMDVGGLSDPYVKLELTEGKKRSRRKKTMIKRKTLNPYYNESFVFDNLLLTKIKKVSLMITVMDYDKLGSNDAIGRCLLGCNATGAELRHWMDMLASPRRPIAQWHTLGPVEEEGGEKK, encoded by the exons ATGTGCTTGTCTTGTATTCCTGAAGAATCGAGAGAAAATGTG TCAC ACCACCGCGCGATGGTGCGCATTCATGACTCAGCTGAGGATGAAGGAGCTGAGGAGGAACTCACCAAGGAGTTTGCACCCCAAGAGATGCCTATGCAAACGGAACCACCGTCCACGACGTCCACTACAACAACAACGACTACTAC aCCGACCACTACCAAAGAATCACTAAAGGATGTGGTGGTGAACAAGGTAATTGATGTGAAGGATGTTGTCAAGGCAAAAGTGATGAAAGAAACAGGAA TGCCAGAATGGGCGTTCGTTTTTCTCGGAATCATCGCCATCATTGTGGTGCTGCTAATAGCGTATCTCATCATCCGGAAATTGTTCGGAAAGAAACGGCATGGCGAGAAGAACAAAAGCAAAGGTTTTAAGGGCCTCTTCAGTAAAGGAGGAGATCTTATGGCTGGCAAGGATGTGATGGGAGGG ATACAACAAGACATGGAAGAGTTGGAGGAGAACATGGAGCAGAACGAAAAAGCTCAggcagaagagaaggaagaagtgaaactgGGCAGGATACAATACAAACTTGATTATGATTTCCAGCAAGGACAG CTCTCTGTTACTGTCATTCAAGCGGAAGATTTGCCTGGAATGGACATGAGTGGAACGTCCGATCCATATGTTAAATTGTATCTGTTGcctgagaaaaagaagaaggttgAAACCAAAGTCCACAGGAAAACGTTGAATCCCGTGTTCAACGAAACATTCATATTCAAG GTTGCCTTCAACGAGATCACAGCCAAGACGTTGGTGTTCGCTATTTACGACTTCGATCGATTCAGCAAACACGATCAAATTGGACAG GTTCTCATCCCTCTGGGAAAAATCGATCTCGGTCAAGTGATCGAGGAATGGAAGGACATTGCCCCACCACCTGATGATAAGGAAGCC GAGAAGAGCCTTGGAGACATTTGCTTCTCTCTTCGATATGTCCCCACCGCTGGCAAGTTGACGGTGGTGATTCTAGAAGCAAAGAACCTGAAGAAAATGGATGTTGGTGGTCTCTCAG ATCCCTATGTGAAGCTGGAACTCACAGAAGGAAAGAAGCGCTCACGTCGGAAGAAAACCatgattaaaagaaaaacgttgaatCCATACTACAATGAAAGTTTTGTATTCGATAATCTGCTTCTAACAAAAATCAAG AAAGTTTCACTTATGATTACTGTAATGGACTACGATAAGTTGGGTTCGAACGATGCCATCGGCAGATGCCTACTCGGATGCAATGCTACTGGAGCTGAGTTGAG ACATTGGATGGACATGTTGGCGTCGCCGCGACGACCGATCGCTCAGTGGCACACGTTGGGTCCGGTGGAGGAGGAGGGAGGCGAAAAGAAGTAG
- a CDS encoding hypothetical protein (NECATOR_CHRII.G6913.T2): protein MCLSCIPEESRENVSHHRAMVRIHDSAEDEGAEEELTKEFAPQEMPMQTEPPSTTSTTTTTTTTPTTTKESLKDVVVNKVIDVKDVVKAKVMKETGMPEWAFVFLGIIAIIVVLLIAYLIIRKLFGKKRHGEKNKSKGFKGLFSKGGDLMAGKDVMGGIQQDMEELEENMEQNEKAQAEEKEEVKLGRIQYKLDYDFQQGQLSVTVIQAEDLPGMDMSGTSDPYVKLYLLPEKKKKVETKVHRKTLNPVFNETFIFKVAFNEITAKTLVFAIYDFDRFSKHDQIGQVLIPLGKIDLGQVIEEWKDIAPPPDDKEAEKSLGDICFSLRYVPTAGKLTVVILEAKNLKKMDVGGLSDPYVKIVLMQGGKRLKKKKTSIKKCTLNPYYNESFSFEVPFEQIQKVSLMITVMDYDKLGSNDAIGRCLLGCNATGAELRHWMDMLASPRRPIAQWHTLGPVEEEGGEKK, encoded by the exons ATGTGCTTGTCTTGTATTCCTGAAGAATCGAGAGAAAATGTG TCAC ACCACCGCGCGATGGTGCGCATTCATGACTCAGCTGAGGATGAAGGAGCTGAGGAGGAACTCACCAAGGAGTTTGCACCCCAAGAGATGCCTATGCAAACGGAACCACCGTCCACGACGTCCACTACAACAACAACGACTACTAC aCCGACCACTACCAAAGAATCACTAAAGGATGTGGTGGTGAACAAGGTAATTGATGTGAAGGATGTTGTCAAGGCAAAAGTGATGAAAGAAACAGGAA TGCCAGAATGGGCGTTCGTTTTTCTCGGAATCATCGCCATCATTGTGGTGCTGCTAATAGCGTATCTCATCATCCGGAAATTGTTCGGAAAGAAACGGCATGGCGAGAAGAACAAAAGCAAAGGTTTTAAGGGCCTCTTCAGTAAAGGAGGAGATCTTATGGCTGGCAAGGATGTGATGGGAGGG ATACAACAAGACATGGAAGAGTTGGAGGAGAACATGGAGCAGAACGAAAAAGCTCAggcagaagagaaggaagaagtgaaactgGGCAGGATACAATACAAACTTGATTATGATTTCCAGCAAGGACAG CTCTCTGTTACTGTCATTCAAGCGGAAGATTTGCCTGGAATGGACATGAGTGGAACGTCCGATCCATATGTTAAATTGTATCTGTTGcctgagaaaaagaagaaggttgAAACCAAAGTCCACAGGAAAACGTTGAATCCCGTGTTCAACGAAACATTCATATTCAAG GTTGCCTTCAACGAGATCACAGCCAAGACGTTGGTGTTCGCTATTTACGACTTCGATCGATTCAGCAAACACGATCAAATTGGACAG GTTCTCATCCCTCTGGGAAAAATCGATCTCGGTCAAGTGATCGAGGAATGGAAGGACATTGCCCCACCACCTGATGATAAGGAAGCC GAGAAGAGCCTTGGAGACATTTGCTTCTCTCTTCGATATGTCCCCACCGCTGGCAAGTTGACGGTGGTGATTCTAGAAGCAAAGAACCTGAAGAAAATGGATGTTGGTGGTCTCTCAG ATCCCTACGTGAAAATAGTGCTGATGCAAGGAGGGAAAcggttgaaaaagaagaaaacttctaTTAAAAAGTGTACACTAAATCCCTACTATAACGAATCGTTCTCATTTGAAGTACCGTTCGAGCAAATACAG AAAGTTTCACTTATGATTACTGTAATGGACTACGATAAGTTGGGTTCGAACGATGCCATCGGCAGATGCCTACTCGGATGCAATGCTACTGGAGCTGAGTTGAG ACATTGGATGGACATGTTGGCGTCGCCGCGACGACCGATCGCTCAGTGGCACACGTTGGGTCCGGTGGAGGAGGAGGGAGGCGAAAAGAAGTAG
- a CDS encoding hypothetical protein (NECATOR_CHRII.G6913.T1), producing the protein MVRIHDSAEDEGAEEELTKEFAPQEMPMQTEPPSTTSTTTTTTTTPTTTKESLKDVVVNKVIDVKDVVKAKVMKETGMPEWAFVFLGIIAIIVVLLIAYLIIRKLFGKKRHGEKNKSKGFKGLFSKGGDLMAGKDVMGGIQQDMEELEENMEQNEKAQAEEKEEVKLGRIQYKLDYDFQQGQLSVTVIQAEDLPGMDMSGTSDPYVKLYLLPEKKKKVETKVHRKTLNPVFNETFIFKVAFNEITAKTLVFAIYDFDRFSKHDQIGQVLIPLGKIDLGQVIEEWKDIAPPPDDKEAEKSLGDICFSLRYVPTAGKLTVVILEAKNLKKMDVGGLSDPYVKIVLMQGGKRLKKKKTSIKKCTLNPYYNESFSFEVPFEQIQKVSLMITVMDYDKLGSNDAIGRCLLGCNATGAELRHWMDMLASPRRPIAQWHTLGPVEEEGGEKK; encoded by the exons ATGGTGCGCATTCATGACTCAGCTGAGGATGAAGGAGCTGAGGAGGAACTCACCAAGGAGTTTGCACCCCAAGAGATGCCTATGCAAACGGAACCACCGTCCACGACGTCCACTACAACAACAACGACTACTAC aCCGACCACTACCAAAGAATCACTAAAGGATGTGGTGGTGAACAAGGTAATTGATGTGAAGGATGTTGTCAAGGCAAAAGTGATGAAAGAAACAGGAA TGCCAGAATGGGCGTTCGTTTTTCTCGGAATCATCGCCATCATTGTGGTGCTGCTAATAGCGTATCTCATCATCCGGAAATTGTTCGGAAAGAAACGGCATGGCGAGAAGAACAAAAGCAAAGGTTTTAAGGGCCTCTTCAGTAAAGGAGGAGATCTTATGGCTGGCAAGGATGTGATGGGAGGG ATACAACAAGACATGGAAGAGTTGGAGGAGAACATGGAGCAGAACGAAAAAGCTCAggcagaagagaaggaagaagtgaaactgGGCAGGATACAATACAAACTTGATTATGATTTCCAGCAAGGACAG CTCTCTGTTACTGTCATTCAAGCGGAAGATTTGCCTGGAATGGACATGAGTGGAACGTCCGATCCATATGTTAAATTGTATCTGTTGcctgagaaaaagaagaaggttgAAACCAAAGTCCACAGGAAAACGTTGAATCCCGTGTTCAACGAAACATTCATATTCAAG GTTGCCTTCAACGAGATCACAGCCAAGACGTTGGTGTTCGCTATTTACGACTTCGATCGATTCAGCAAACACGATCAAATTGGACAG GTTCTCATCCCTCTGGGAAAAATCGATCTCGGTCAAGTGATCGAGGAATGGAAGGACATTGCCCCACCACCTGATGATAAGGAAGCC GAGAAGAGCCTTGGAGACATTTGCTTCTCTCTTCGATATGTCCCCACCGCTGGCAAGTTGACGGTGGTGATTCTAGAAGCAAAGAACCTGAAGAAAATGGATGTTGGTGGTCTCTCAG ATCCCTACGTGAAAATAGTGCTGATGCAAGGAGGGAAAcggttgaaaaagaagaaaacttctaTTAAAAAGTGTACACTAAATCCCTACTATAACGAATCGTTCTCATTTGAAGTACCGTTCGAGCAAATACAG AAAGTTTCACTTATGATTACTGTAATGGACTACGATAAGTTGGGTTCGAACGATGCCATCGGCAGATGCCTACTCGGATGCAATGCTACTGGAGCTGAGTTGAG ACATTGGATGGACATGTTGGCGTCGCCGCGACGACCGATCGCTCAGTGGCACACGTTGGGTCCGGTGGAGGAGGAGGGAGGCGAAAAGAAGTAG